CACGATCCTTCCGTTATCCATAAGGCACAGCCGTTCAAAAAACTCTCTTGCAAGGGGAAGCTCATGCATGGCCGAGATTATGGTTGTGCCGCTTCTATGAAGCTCTTTGAGCGTATGCATAAACGCAAGCTGATGTCCTATATCAAGGTGCGAAATGGGTTCGTCGAGCAAGAGAACCTCCGGCTCCTGGGCAATCGCCATTGCGAGCATGACCCTTTGTTTCTCTCCCATGGACAACGTAAAGAATTTTCTGTTTACGAGCTTAT
The sequence above is drawn from the Deltaproteobacteria bacterium genome and encodes:
- a CDS encoding ATP-binding cassette domain-containing protein, with the protein product KLVNRKFFTLSMGEKQRVMLAMAIAQEPEVLLLDEPISHLDIGHQLAFMHTLKELHRSGTTIISAMHELPLAREFFERLCLMDNGRIVKVASSGDRELLDHIKSVFGVTEERFIK